The nucleotide sequence TGAGCCCTTGAAGAAAGTGGCGGAGGCGGCGGAAAGGATAAAATCGGAGGTGAGGAGAGGGTAAAAATGGCAAAGACCAAATACGAGCCCCAAATCTATCCCGGAAAGGACGAGACTTCTGAAAGGAGGAGAAAACTCTGGGACAAGAGAAGGAAGTTGGCGAAATACCGCGAGATCTCCGATGACGATATCACGCGCCTGCTGGGTCATAGACCCGTGGGAGCCCTTTATCCGAGTGTGCATCCCCCTCTCGAAGAACTCATCGAGCCATACGATCCCATCAAGAACATCGTGGTCCCCACTCCCGGGGCTAGGGCTGGGGATAGGATAAGATTTGTACAGTTCGCGGACAGTTTCTGGCATCCGCCGATCGCACCCTATGGCAGGCTGAGGCTCTACTTCAACAGGTTGAGGGGAATAGATGTGGTGGCTTACAGTGGGAGGTGCATCTTGGAGATGAGGGAAAGGGACTTGGAGGCGGCGATGAAAATGCTTTTGGAGACCGAAATCTTTAACCCGGCTAGAACGGCCCTGAAGGGGATTACCATTCATGGTCACTCCCTCAGATTGGACGAGGATGGGTTGATGTTCGATGCCAGGAGGAGGTACATCTTGGACAAGGAAAGTGGAGAGGTGGTTTACATCAAGGATCAGATGGGAAGGGTGCTCGATAACCCGGTTCCCGTGGGCAGACCCCTTTCCGAAGAAGAATGTAGGAAGCTCGATCTGGCTTATACTTGGGATACTCATCCCTTCAAGTCCAGAACGGAAGTTTTGGAAATCATTTCAAGGGCAGCCAAACTTAGGGTCATAGCGGGATTCAATCCAGAACTCCTCACAGAGGACATGTAGGTGTGATCATGAGCAGGCACCTAGAAGGTGTTAGCAGAGTACTGAGTCCTGAAGCTTTTGAGGATTTCAAGAAAAAAGTTAGTGGAACGGTACTGGAAATAAGGGAAAAACAGGCAGAAGTCTACAGGGATACTTACCCGCCGGGTTATGAGCACATAGCCCCAGATGGCATGGCCACCGAACCTTGGATGCTCAACTGGATTAAGGAAAGGGGAGGGATAACCATGGAGGAGTATGACAAGTTGATTTATGAGGAATTCGTAGAGTGGGCTTATCGAGTTATCCATGCCATTGAGGTTTGCAAGAAAGCGGTGGCTGAGAAACCTCCCGTTTCAGAGCTCATCAAAGCCAAGTGGCTTTGCCACCTCAGCCATCCCCCCGCCTACATGGTGAGGCCGGACCTAGGTTTCTCCACCACCCAGATGCTCTATGGGAAATATGCAACCACCATGTGGTGCCATGTGGATTGGTGGAGAGGAGAATTCGTTTGGTTCCAAGGATATCACAATGAGGATGGGGTACCGGTACAGCACTGGATCATAGG is from Candidatus Hadarchaeales archaeon and encodes:
- the mcrG gene encoding coenzyme-B sulfoethylthiotransferase subunit gamma, with product MAKTKYEPQIYPGKDETSERRRKLWDKRRKLAKYREISDDDITRLLGHRPVGALYPSVHPPLEELIEPYDPIKNIVVPTPGARAGDRIRFVQFADSFWHPPIAPYGRLRLYFNRLRGIDVVAYSGRCILEMRERDLEAAMKMLLETEIFNPARTALKGITIHGHSLRLDEDGLMFDARRRYILDKESGEVVYIKDQMGRVLDNPVPVGRPLSEEECRKLDLAYTWDTHPFKSRTEVLEIISRAAKLRVIAGFNPELLTEDM